The proteins below are encoded in one region of Anaerobaca lacustris:
- a CDS encoding Gfo/Idh/MocA family protein has product MVRRRNISRRGFIQSATGLTLGAIGFPYVVPSAALGRAGTVPASERITLGCVGVGPQGTYVMRNFLSQNDCRVVAICDLKKPRRDEVCGIVNAHYGNDDCAIYTDFREIIARNDIDVILAAPTDHWHVLVALEAARAGKDIYLEKPMGLSLAEDQALRETCHRFGTIFQFGTQQRSERNFRFACELALNARIGKLREINVWCEGSSSGGPRQPAPAPDWIDYDMWLGPAPYTPHTPDRTSNQWWWFISDYALGFIAGWGVHPLDIALWGGGDKVNCGLEIEGKGVWPDPEGVCNTAMNWDITCTYDSGVRMNYFGNPYPDAWKKRYGRTSDHGTAFEGTDGWVHVDRSGINAHPKELLDVQWGPNDIRLYESSNHARNLLDCVKTRKDTICPIDAAVQADILCHISDIAIHLEQKLRWDPTKEQFVGNDAANRYLTRAMRSPWRL; this is encoded by the coding sequence ATGGTCCGCCGCAGGAACATTTCACGACGAGGCTTCATCCAGAGCGCAACGGGACTGACCCTGGGGGCTATCGGGTTTCCATATGTCGTCCCCTCTGCGGCGCTGGGCAGGGCCGGTACGGTCCCGGCCAGCGAGCGGATCACACTCGGCTGCGTGGGCGTCGGGCCGCAAGGGACCTATGTCATGCGAAACTTCCTGTCGCAGAACGACTGCCGCGTGGTGGCGATCTGCGACCTCAAGAAGCCCCGCCGCGACGAGGTCTGCGGCATCGTCAACGCGCATTACGGCAACGACGACTGCGCCATCTACACCGACTTTCGCGAGATTATCGCCCGCAACGACATCGACGTAATCCTCGCGGCCCCGACCGACCATTGGCATGTCCTGGTCGCGCTGGAGGCGGCCCGCGCAGGCAAGGACATCTACCTCGAAAAACCGATGGGCCTGAGCCTGGCCGAGGACCAGGCGCTGCGCGAGACGTGCCACCGCTTCGGCACGATTTTCCAGTTCGGTACGCAGCAGCGGTCGGAGCGAAACTTCCGCTTCGCCTGCGAGCTGGCGCTGAACGCGCGGATCGGCAAGCTGCGCGAGATCAACGTCTGGTGTGAAGGCAGCTCGTCGGGCGGCCCGCGCCAACCGGCACCGGCGCCGGACTGGATCGATTACGACATGTGGCTCGGCCCGGCCCCCTACACGCCGCACACGCCCGACCGCACCAGCAACCAGTGGTGGTGGTTCATCTCGGACTATGCCCTGGGCTTCATCGCCGGCTGGGGCGTTCACCCGCTCGACATCGCGCTCTGGGGCGGCGGGGACAAGGTCAACTGCGGCCTTGAGATCGAGGGCAAAGGCGTCTGGCCCGACCCCGAGGGCGTCTGCAACACCGCAATGAATTGGGACATCACCTGCACGTATGACAGCGGGGTCCGCATGAACTACTTCGGCAACCCCTATCCTGACGCATGGAAGAAGCGGTACGGGCGGACCAGCGACCACGGCACCGCCTTTGAAGGCACCGACGGCTGGGTCCACGTCGATCGCTCCGGCATCAACGCCCATCCCAAAGAGCTGCTCGACGTCCAGTGGGGCCCGAACGACATCCGCCTGTACGAGAGCAGCAACCACGCCCGGAACCTGCTGGACTGCGTCAAGACGCGCAAGGACACGATCTGCCCGATCGACGCAGCCGTGCAGGCTGATATCCTCTGCCACATTAGCGACATTGCTATCCACCTCGAACAGAAGCTGCGCTGGGACCCAACGAAGGAGCAATTCGTCGGCAACGACGCGGCCAATCGCTACCTCACGCGGGCCATGCGCAGCCCCTGGCGACTCTGA